A single genomic interval of Corylus avellana chromosome ca10, CavTom2PMs-1.0 harbors:
- the LOC132164261 gene encoding uncharacterized protein LOC132164261, producing MEWQRRRPRSINKPLIIYCLSIFFFFFLSFCALFSNISSSTPTCQGGTCPLSANADVHFQEFEKRREEERWMRLGRRFLSGPGSSPPRCLFKCGKCTPCKPVHVPVPPGTPVTSEYYPEAWRCKCGNKLYMP from the exons ATGGAGTGGCAGAGAAGGAGACCAAGATCCATAAACAAACCACTTATTATTTACTGTctctccatcttcttcttcttcttcctctcattTTGTGCACTTTTCAGCAACATCAGCTCCAGCACACCTACATGCCAAG GTGGCACGTGTCCTTTGTCTGCAAATGCTGATGTACATTTTCAG gaatttgagaagagaagagaggaagagaggtgGATGAGGTTGGGAAGGAGGTTTTTGAGTGGGCCTGGATCGTCGCCTCCACGATGCTTGTTCAAGTGCGGCAAGTGCACGCCGTGCAAGCCGGTGCATGTGCCAGTGCCGCCTGGGACGCCGGTGACGTCGGAGTATTATCCTGAAGCTTGGAGGTGCAAGTGTGGCAACAAGCTGTACATGCCATGA
- the LOC132163688 gene encoding protein GRAVITROPIC IN THE LIGHT 1 — MENAATKPSKPSSNISEIVSKFAKVCKLRSIGVFPSENANHHQHHHHSYCDPNNNTPPLAEDSSDVTEETECDSEKIHPQHVEVLSRSNVCGDREIMKLFDIVSALKLAYVQLQEAHIPYNPDKIIAADQLVVAQLEALCKIKRACKERQFRNKAKFLSSASSHLQKEIQFSEMLLEELKSQVKSKNSEILCLRNELQDLELGNMGMVEKIRQISLEKKNASVLGITTLEDIFKAASKSIHDFAKPLISLMKASGWDLDLAAKSIEDAVVYSKRSHKKYVFEAYIAWRMFYGFTFRCYNVEGVMRFDDPIDALTEYPNSDFAKFCAEKYLLVVHPMLEASFFGNLDHRTFVLSGKHPRTPFYQIFAKMAKWIWVLQGISASIDPKAKAFTVHRGSKFSDAYMESIEAHMERAAEDEEQATTLKVELMVMPGFKIGETLLKSLVYLSELKS; from the coding sequence ATGGAAAATGCCGCCACTAAACCCTCTAAACCCTCCTCAAACATATCCGAAATTGTCTCCAAATTCGCAAAAGTTTGTAAGTTGAGATCCATTGGTGTTTTCCCCTCTGAAAACGCTAATCATCACCAACATCACCATCACAGTTACTGTGACCCCAATAACAATACTCCCCCATTGGCCGAGGATAGCAGCGATGTAACCGAGGAGACCGAATGTGACAGTGAGAAAATTCATCCTCAGCACGTTGAAGTTTTGAGCAGAAGCAACGTGTGTGGCGACAGGGAGATTATGAAGTTATTTGACATAGTTTCAGCACTGAAGTTGGCTTATGTTCAGCTTCAGGAAGCTCATATTCCCTACAACCCAGATAAGATTATAGCTGCTGATCAACTTGTTGTAGCTCAGCTTGAAGCACTCTGCAAGATCAAGCGTGCATGTAAGGAGAGGCAATTCAGGAATAAGGCAAAGTTTCTGTCCTCTGCAAGCAGTCACTTGCAAAAGGAAATTCAATTTAGTGAGATGCTGTTGGAAGAATTGAAGTCCCAAGTCAAATCTAAAAACTCTGAGATTCTTTGTTTGCGAAATGAGCTTCAGGATTTGGAGTTGGGAAATATGGGAATGGTCGAGAAGATCAGGCAGATAAGTCTGGAGAAGAAGAATGCAAGTGTTTTGGGCATTACTACACTCGAAGACATTTTCAAAGCTGCTTCCAAGTCCATCCATGATTTTGCAAAGCCATTAATTAGCTTGATGAAAGCTTCAGGTTGGGATCTAGATCTGGCAGCAAAATCGATTGAAGATGCAGTTGTTTATTCCAAAAGGTCCCACAAGAAGTATGTGTTTGAAGCCTACATAGCCTGGAGAATGTTTTATGGGTTTACATTTAGATGCTATAATGTGGAAGGTGTTATGAGGTTTGATGATCCAATTGATGCTCTGACAGAATATCCAAATTCAGATTTTGCCAAATTCTGTGCAGAAAAGTATCTATTAGTTGTTCATCCAATGTTGGAAGCATCATTCTTCGGGAATCTTGATCACAGGACATTTGTGTTGAGTGGCAAGCATCCCAGGACACCGTTCTACCAAATATTTGCAAAGATGGCAAAGTGGATCTGGGTTTTACAAGGCATTTCAGCCTCAATAGATCCCAAAGCAAAAGCATTTACTGTCCACAGAGGTAGCAAATTCTCTGATGCTTACATGGAATCCATCGAGGCGCATATGGAACGTGCAGCTGAGGATGAAGAACAAGCTACGACACTTAAAGTTGAACTTATGGTCATGCctggattcaaaattggagaGACATTGTTGAAGTCTCTGGTGTATCTCTCAGAACTGAAATCTTGA
- the LOC132164615 gene encoding transcription repressor OFP17: protein MKVKALAAFSSKLLNPCRKFLQIFKFRLKKPVFIRALRFRPRCTTKVDEKNPPKNRIAALLPGYRSIRKSKEMDRVRELLSVSSGGPDKKLFPSPITPAYVRASRAGKRVEASGDEEVEDACRSFENYLVEMIVEEGKVRDLTDVEELLYCWKNLKSPVFIDLVCRFYGELCKDLFSTNDDEVDSP, encoded by the coding sequence ATGAAAGTGAAAGCATTAGCTGCCTTCAGCTCCAAGCTTCTAAACCCATGCAGAAAATTCCTCCAAATCTTCAAATTCAGACTCAAAAAGCCAGTCTTTATAAGAGCTCTTCGATTTCGTCCTCGCTGTACTACCaaagttgatgaaaaaaatCCTCCAAAGAATCGAATAGCTGCATTGCTACCAGGTTACCGTTCGATTAGGAAGTCAAAAGAGATGGACAGAGTAAGGGAGCTTTTAAGCGTATCTAGTGGAGGGCCTGACAAAAAGCTCTTTCCATCACCTATTACACCGGCTTACGTGAGAGCTAGCAGGGCTGGCAAAAGGGTCGAAGCCTCAGGTGATGAAGAGGTGGAAGATGCTTGCAGGAGTTTTGAGAACTACTTGGTGGAGATGATTGTCGAAGAAGGGAAAGTGAGGGATTTGACAGACGTGGAGGAGCTTCTCTACTGCTGGAAGAATTTGAAGAGCCCAGTTTTCATCGATTTGGTTTGTAGATTCTATGGAGAACTATGCAAGGATTTGTTTTCCACTAACGATGATGAAGTTGATAGTCCATAG